One window of the Dendropsophus ebraccatus isolate aDenEbr1 chromosome 12, aDenEbr1.pat, whole genome shotgun sequence genome contains the following:
- the UBE4A gene encoding ubiquitin conjugation factor E4 A, with protein sequence MTDQENNNSISTNPFAALFGSIAEARQFVAGQKEQQRQQNEYAGESQDDSDNSVSESLDDCDDSVAEINRSFRSQQEICEQLNINHMIQRIFLITLDNSDPSMKSGNGIPLRCVYLEELGSELDGQDWLDMDNVEQALFTRLLLPEPGKYMICMTSSGAPNLSAERDAGEKHIVPFLFSCFQRAKKEVTKVPENLLPYAVRCKALTVSNARTVLLTPEIYQGQDVPAQVVDLMLEGLRGANFDEIVEFLEEVIEALLADEEVHSFSEVFHPVFDVILERIKDLDLCQMLLYTYLDLLLYCTRQKDIAKVFVKYIQPQDPSNGHQYQKTLLGEILSISCLLRTPGVIENHGYFVNPSRSSPQEIKVQESNIHQFMAQFHEKIFQLLKNLLQLSPDTKHLILSWLGNCLHANAGRAKIWANQVPEIFLQTYASDSFFLNLGAALLRLCQPFCKPKSARLLTFNPTYCALREINEEERRSRNIHMKGLDKETCLIPPADDQQPEFPQNFNLVTENLVLTQYTLHLGFHRLHEQMVKVNQSLHRLQGAWRDAQQSGSPSAENLREQFERLMTIYLCLKAALTEPQTLQNCLHLQVSTALLLVQIALGNRGTEPVSLTFPIPDVQHSALAYVPEFFADNLGDFFIFLRRFADEVLETAAESLEQILDFITVFTGSVERMKNPHLRAKLAEVLEAVMPHLEQTQNPLISSVYHRQRIFCSYRHAPRLAEALIKVFVDIEFTGDPHQFEQKFNYRRPMYPILRYMWGQDTYRESIKNLADYAAKNLEAVNPPLFLRFLNLLMNDAVFLLDEAIQYLSKIKVLQIERDRGEWDGLSADNRREKESNLLLFGQLARFHNIMSNETIGTLAFLTSDIRSLFVQPFLAERIISMLNYFLQHLVGPKMGALKVKDFSEFDFKPQQLVSDICTIYLNLGDEENFCASVPKDGRSYSPTLFAQTVRVLKKINKPGNMIVAFTNMAEKIKSLADQQQREEETYADAPDEFLDPIMSTVMSDPVILPSSRVTVERSTIARHLLSDQTDPFNRSPLTMDQIKPNRELKDRILKWLSERKQQSEDNRH encoded by the exons ATGACGGATCAGGAGAACAACAACAGCATCTCAACAAACCCGTTTGCTGCTCTCTTTGGGTCAATTGCAGAAGCCCGGCAGTTTGTAGCTGGACAGAAGGAGCAACAGCGACAGCAAAATG AATATGCTGGGGAGAGTCAGGACGACTCTGACAACAGTGTCTCGGAGAGCCTGGATGACTGTGATGACTCTGTGGCAGAAATAAATCGCTCATTTCGCTCCCAGCAAGAGATATGTGAACAGCTGAATATAAACCACATGATCCAGAGAATCTTTCTCATCACATTGGATAACA GTGACCCCAGTATGAAGAGTGGCAATGGTATACCTCTACGTTGTGTGTATCTGGAGGAGCTAGGTTCTGAACTCGATGGACAGGACTGGTTGGATATGGATAATGTAGAACAG GCCTTGTTTACACGACTTCTTCTCCCTGAACCGGGGAAGTACATGATCTGCATGACCTCCTCAGGGGCTCCCAATTTGTCTGCAGAACGAGATGCAGGGGAAAAGCATATAGTTCCATTCCTATTCTCTTGTTTCCAGAGAGCCAAGAAAGAG GTCACTAAAGTGCCAGAGAATCTGCTGCCATATGCGGTGCGCTGTAAGGCTTTAACAGTCTCAAATGCACGCACTGTTCTGCTTACCCCAGAGATATACCAAGGGCAGGATGTCCCAGCTCAGGTGGTGGACCTCATGCTTGAAGGTCTACGTGGAGCAA ACTTTGATGAGATAGTGGAATTTTTGGAAGAGGTAATCGAAGCCCTGCTGGCCGATGAGGAGGTGCACTCCTTCAGTGAAGTTTTTCATCCTGTATTTGATGTGATCCTGGAACGTATCAAGGACTTGGATCTTTGCCAGATGCTGCTCTACACCTACCTTGATCTCCTCCTGTATTGCACCCGTCAGAAGGACATTGCAAAG GTTTTTGTGAAGTATATTCAACCTCAAGATCCATCAAATGGACACCAGTATCAAAAGACATTGCTTGGGGAGATCCTTAGTATTTCCTGCCTTCTGCGGACCCCAGGAGTAATAGAAAATCATGGCTACTTTGTGAATCCCTCACGCTCCAGTCCACAGGAAATAAAAGTGCAGGAGTCCAATATACATCAG TTCATGGCTCAGTTCCATGAGAAAATTTTCCAGCTTTTGAAGAACCTTCTCCAGTTGTCTCCAGATACCAAGCATCTCATCTTGTCCTGGTTGGGAAACTGTCTACATGCCAACGCAGGGCGTGCTAAAATCTGGGCCAACCAAGTTCCTGAAATCTTCCTACAGACGTATGCCTCGGACAGCTTCTTCCTCAACCTGGGTGCGGCTCTGCTTCGGCTGTGCCAGCCTTTTTGTAAGCCAAAGTCAGCTCGCTTGTTGACATTCAATCCCACTTACTGTGCTCTTCGAGAGATCAATGAAGAAGAACGAAGGAGTCGAAACATACATATGAAGG GGCTGGACAAAGAGACTTGTCTTATCCCCCCTGCTGATGATCAGCAACCAGAATTCCCTCAGAACTTCAACTTGGTGACTGAGAATTTAGTGCTGACACAATACACCCTTCATCTAGGCTTTCACAG GTTGCATGAACAAATGGTAAAAGTAAACCAAAGCTTACACAGGCTACAAGGAGCATGGCGTGATGCCCAGCAAAGTGGCAGCCCCAGCGCTGAGAACCTACGGGAACAGTTTGAGCGACTCATGACCATCTATCTGTGTTTGAAAGCAGCACTTACTGAACCTCAGACTCTGCAGAATTGCCTCCACCTCCAGGTCTCCACTGCTCTTCTCTTGGTGCAGATTGCTTTGGGGAATCGGGGGACAGAACCAGTCTCGCTTACCTTTCCCATACCTGATGTGCAACACAGTGCCCTTGCATACGTACCAG AATTCTTTGCTGATAACTTAGGAGACTTTTTCATCTTCCTGAGAAGGTTTGCGGACGAGGTTTTGGAGACTGCTGCAGAATCTCTGGAACAAATTCTGGATTTTATTACTGTCTTTACAGGCAGCGTTGAAAG GATGAAAAATCCCCACCTGCGTGCCAAGCTGGCAGAAGTACTGGAGGCGGTCATGCCTCACTTGGAACAAACTCAGAACCCACTTATTTCCAGTGTTTACCATCGCCAGAGAATCTTTTGTTCCTACCGACATGCGCCACGTCTGGCAGAAGCGCTTATAAAGGTGTTTGTGGACATAGAGTTTACTG GTGACCCACATCAATTTGAGCAGAAATTTAACTACCGACGTCCTATGTATCCCATCCTAAGATATATGTGGGGGCAGGACACTTATCGGGAGAGCATTAAG AACCTGGCGGATTATGCAGCTAAAAATCTTGAAGCTGTAAACCCTCCTCTTTTCCTGCGCTTCCTGAATTTGTTAATGAATGACGCTGTATTTTTACTAGATGAGGCCATACAG TACCTGAGCAAAATAAAAGTTCTGCAGATTGAGAGGGACCGAGGAGAGTGGGACGGGCTGAGTGCTGACAACCGAAGGGAAAAGGAATCCAATCTACTCTTGTTCGGACAGCTAGCCCGCTTTCACAATATTATGTCCAATGAGACAATTGGGACTTTGGCTTTCCTCACCTCGG ACATTCGCTCGCTATTTGTCCAGCCATTTCTAGCGGAACGGATCATCTCCATGCTGAATTACTTCCTCCAGCATTTAGTTGGCCCTAAGATGGGAGCTTTGAAGGTAAAAGATTTCAGTGAATTTGACTTCAAGCCTCAGCAGCTCGTCTCGGACATCTGCACCATCTACTTAAACTTGGG AGATGAAGAGAATTTCTGTGCCTCAGTGCCAAAAGATGGTCGCTCCTATTCTCCAACACTGTTTGCACAAACTGTGCGAGTGCTAAAGAAAATTAATAAGCCAGGGAATATGATAGTTGCATTCACAAACATGGCTGAAAAAATTAAG TCCttagcagatcagcagcaaagagaagaggagacatacGCTGATGCCCCTGATGAGTTCCTGGACCCTATTATGAGTACAGTCATGTCAGACCCTGTTATCCTCCCCTCCTCTCGGGTCACAGTGGAGAGGTCTACCATTGCTCGGCATCTACTCAG tgaccAAACCGACCCATTCAATCGCAGTCCTCTAACTATGGATCAAATCAAACCAAACCGAGAACTAAAGGACAGGATCTTGAAGTGGTTGTCCGAGCGGAAGCAACAGAGTGAAGACAACAGACATTAA